The genome window AAAATAAGAAATTTTTTGTCAAAAAGTTTTTTTTCTTCTTGGGGTTGAGGAGCAGGGGGTTCTTCTTCTACTCTTTGAAAAGTACTTTCTTCATCTTCTAGTTCAGGTGGTATCATACCTGGAGGAATGGTTTGTTCTTCCACTCCAGGATTTTCATCAATATCTGAAAAGGCTTTTTCTTGGTTATTTTCTTCTTTAAGTGTTACTTCTTCAGCCATGTTTCCTCTTAAAAGTATTTTCTTAACACATCAGGAATTCTTATGCTTCCATCTTTTTCTTGATAATTTTCCATAATAGCAACCAAAGTTCTACCAACGGCTAGTGAAGAACCATTAAGTGTGTGTACTAATTCGTTTTTGCCTTTGTCGTTTTTAAAACGGATTTTAGCTCTTCTTGCTTGAAAATCTTTGCAGTTGGAAACCGAACTAATTTCACGGTATTTATTTTGAGATGGAAGCCATACTTCTAAATCTACTGTTTTAGCAGCTGAAAAACCTAAATCTCCGGTGCAAAGCATTAAATGTCTATGAGCCAATCCTAAAGAACTAAGCAAATCGCTTGCACAAGTTAGCATTTCTTCAAACATCATTTCGCTTTGTTCAGGTTTACATATGCTAACAAGCTCTACTTTTTCAAATTGATGTTGTCTGATAATGCCTCTAGTATCTCTTCCTGCGCTTCCTGCTTCTTGTCTAAAGCAAGCACTATAACAAGTCATTTTTAAAGGCAATTCTTCTTGGGTTAAAATTTCATTAGAATAAAGATTGGTCACAGGAATTTCAGAAGTTGAGATGAGGTATAAATCATCATTTTCTACTTTATACATATCATCTTTAAATTTTGGAAGCTGTCCGGTGCCATACATAGTTGCGCTATTGACTAAAAATGGCACATTAACTAGCTCAAAACCTCTACTTCTATTAAAATCTATCATATAATTTACTAAAGCTCTACTTAGCAAAGCCCCTTCATTTTTGAGTACACAAAAACGACTTTGTGAGATTTTAACCCCTCTTGTAAAGTCAAGCCAGTTTAATTTTTCACCTAAATCATGGTGTTCTTTGATCTCAAAATCAAAACTAGGCGGAGTAAGTATTTTTTTAAGTTCGACGTTTTCATCCTCATCTTCCCCCAAAGGTACACAATCATCTGGTATATTTGGCACTGCAAGAGCAATTTGTTCTAGTTTTTCTTCTAGTGTACTAACGATTTTTGATTGAGTGTTGATTTTTTCTTTATTTTGGCTTAGCTGTGTTTTTAAACTTTCTTTATCTTGTGCAGTTGCAAGTTCTTTGCTAAATTTATTTTGAAAAGCTTGAAATTCTTCCAAAAGTGCTTTTTCTTTTTTTAAATTGACAAATAATTCACTGAGTTCTTTAAGTAAATTTTCATCGACTTTTTTAGCTTTTAATTTTTGTGCGATTTCATCAAAATTATTTTGTAAAAGTTTTAGATCTAACATTATAACTCCTTATTATAGTCCTATTTTAGCATAAATTTTTTCCATTGTTTCTTGAGCTTGTTTTTTTGCTTTGTTTGCGCCAAATTCTAAAATTTCTTCGATTTTAGAAGGATTAGCTAGTAGTTTCTCATACTCTTCTTTGGCTGGAGCAAAATACTCACTAATAATTTCGTTTAAATACATTTTAAAATGCCCATATCCTTCGCCACCTTTTTGATATCTCGCGATTAAGGCTTCTTGTTCTTGAGTGTTTAAGAATAGTTTTGCAATGTTAAAGACATTACATTGGGTGTGATCTTTTGGATCTTCTAAAGCTGTACTGTCTGTAACGATAGAAGAAATTTGCTTTTTGATGGCTTTAGGAGTATTGAAAATATCAATAGTGTTTTGATATGATTTACTCATTTTAGCTCCATCAGTACCTGGTACTACCGCAACTTCATCGTTAACTTTTGCTTGAGGTAGGGTGAAGATTTCTCCCCATTCGTTGTTGACTTTTAGGGCAATATCTCTTGCAATTTCAACGTGTTGAATTTGATCTTTGCCGACTGGAACCACTTGTGCGTTAAAAAGTAAAATATCTGCAGCCATTAAAACAGGATAAGAAAAAAGCCCGTGGTTGGCGTTTAAGCCTTTGGCGATTTTATCTTTGTAGCTATGTGCTCTTTCTAAAAGCCCCATAGGGGTAAATTGAGAAAGGATCCAGTAAAGCTCCATTACTTCTTTGACATCGCTTTGTAACCAAAAAACACTTTTTTGCGGATCAATTCCTAAGCTTAAAAAAGCCGCAGCAGCTTTAAGCGAGTTTTGTCTAAGTTTTTCCCCATCAAAACTTGAAGTCATAGCATGGTAGTTTGCTATAAACATATACATTTGACTTTCTTCTTGCATGTTTAGCATTTGTTTGATTGATCCAAAATAGTTTCCTATATGTAAATCCCCGCTTGGTTGTAAACCTGTAATAACTCTCATTTTACCTCTTTTTTAATCTCTCTGATAATTTTTTTAATGCTTTTGTTTTCAATGTTAATTATAATATCTGCTTTTTTTTCATATTTTTTTATTCTTTGCTTAAAAAGCATTTTGGCGTTGTTTGGATTAGCCAGTAAAGGTCTTGCAGATAATTCCTTTTGCTTTAATCTTTGTATGATGTATTCAAAACTTGCTTGTAGATAAACAATTT of Campylobacter sp. 2014D-0216 contains these proteins:
- the serS gene encoding serine--tRNA ligase, giving the protein MLDLKLLQNNFDEIAQKLKAKKVDENLLKELSELFVNLKKEKALLEEFQAFQNKFSKELATAQDKESLKTQLSQNKEKINTQSKIVSTLEEKLEQIALAVPNIPDDCVPLGEDEDENVELKKILTPPSFDFEIKEHHDLGEKLNWLDFTRGVKISQSRFCVLKNEGALLSRALVNYMIDFNRSRGFELVNVPFLVNSATMYGTGQLPKFKDDMYKVENDDLYLISTSEIPVTNLYSNEILTQEELPLKMTCYSACFRQEAGSAGRDTRGIIRQHQFEKVELVSICKPEQSEMMFEEMLTCASDLLSSLGLAHRHLMLCTGDLGFSAAKTVDLEVWLPSQNKYREISSVSNCKDFQARRAKIRFKNDKGKNELVHTLNGSSLAVGRTLVAIMENYQEKDGSIRIPDVLRKYF
- the trpS gene encoding tryptophan--tRNA ligase, with product MRVITGLQPSGDLHIGNYFGSIKQMLNMQEESQMYMFIANYHAMTSSFDGEKLRQNSLKAAAAFLSLGIDPQKSVFWLQSDVKEVMELYWILSQFTPMGLLERAHSYKDKIAKGLNANHGLFSYPVLMAADILLFNAQVVPVGKDQIQHVEIARDIALKVNNEWGEIFTLPQAKVNDEVAVVPGTDGAKMSKSYQNTIDIFNTPKAIKKQISSIVTDSTALEDPKDHTQCNVFNIAKLFLNTQEQEALIARYQKGGEGYGHFKMYLNEIISEYFAPAKEEYEKLLANPSKIEEILEFGANKAKKQAQETMEKIYAKIGL